A part of Fervidobacterium thailandense genomic DNA contains:
- the gmk gene encoding guanylate kinase, with protein MGSPWPKGILFVISGPSGVGKTSIIRAVLERVERVVFSVSCTTRPQRPGEVDGIDYFFISVEKFQQMISENAFLEWAIVHDNYYGTPAKFVFENLEKGFDVILDIDVQGALKVKSTYPAAKFVFIAPPSFETLRERLRRRGTESEERIARRLENAKRELRHIPEFEYLLINEDLETSISSLISIIQAERLKFERLKELELVRNLYGGVMDG; from the coding sequence ATGGGTTCACCGTGGCCAAAGGGTATACTCTTCGTTATCAGCGGGCCGAGTGGTGTTGGAAAAACTAGCATCATCCGTGCCGTGCTTGAAAGAGTCGAGCGCGTAGTGTTTTCCGTTTCGTGCACCACACGACCACAGAGACCGGGTGAGGTGGATGGGATCGATTACTTCTTCATCTCGGTGGAGAAGTTCCAGCAGATGATTTCCGAAAATGCCTTTTTAGAATGGGCGATAGTGCACGATAACTATTATGGCACGCCCGCCAAGTTCGTTTTTGAAAACCTTGAAAAAGGGTTCGACGTCATACTCGATATAGACGTTCAGGGTGCACTAAAGGTTAAATCAACGTACCCGGCAGCAAAATTCGTTTTCATAGCTCCACCGAGTTTTGAAACACTCCGGGAAAGACTCAGACGAAGGGGAACCGAGAGTGAGGAGCGAATTGCAAGAAGGCTGGAAAACGCAAAAAGGGAACTAAGACATATTCCAGAGTTCGAGTACCTTTTGATAAACGAGGACCTTGAAACGTCAATTTCCAGCCTGATCTCGATAATCCAGGCGGAAAGGCTAAAGTTCGAGCGCCTGAAAGAATTGGAACTTGTTAGAAATCTCTACGGAGGTGTCATGGATGGCTAA